TGCTCCACCTGGTACGTGGCGAAGTTCTTCGGGCTCGACAACTCCGACGCGGTGCCGCCCACCGTGAGCCTCTCCTCGCCGGCCAACGGCGCCACCCTGAGCGGCACGGTGCTGGTGACGGCCAGCGCCACGGACAACGTCGGCGTCGCCAAGGTGGAGTTCTCCATCGACAACACGCTGGTGGGCACCGATACGGCGTCCCCCTTCGAGTACAGCTGGAACACCGCGGCGGCCACCAATGGCAGCCACAAGCTGGTGGCCCGGGCCTATGACGCCGCGGGCAACACCACCACCTCCAGCACCGTCTCCGTCACCGTGACGGGCGGCATCTCCGACACCACGGCGCCCACTGTCGCCATCACCTTCCCCACCGCGAGCGCCACCGTGGCCGGCGCCGTGGACATCGCCGTCACCGCCTCCGACGACACTGGCGTCACCAAGGTGGAGTTCCTCATCGACGGGACCGTGGTGGGCCAGGGCGTCGCGTCGCTGGCGGCCGGGCCTTACACGTACAACTGGAACACCACCTCCTACGCCACGGGCCTCCACAACCTCCAGGCGCGGGCCTACGACGCCGCGGGCAACACGGCGACCTCGGCCACGGTGTCCGTGACGGTGGACCAGAACTCCGTGCGCTTCACCGAGCGCTTCTCCAACGCCGGCCCCGACAACGCGGGCTGGAGCATCACCGAGTGGGCGCTCGACGCCAGCGATCAGACCGGCGTCACCGGCAGCCAGTCCCTCCTGGGCTCCGCCACGCCTGCCTTCAACACCGTCACCCGCACCGCGAGCGTGAGCGTGACGCTCACCTCCAACCCCCGGCTCACCTACTGGCGCAAGCTGGACCTCTCGGGTGCCAACACCTCGGCCTCGGCCAGCTTCAAGGTCGTGGTCAACAACGGCACCGACAACGTGGTGGACTCGGTCACCAAGACGGGCATGGGCACCGTCACCGAGGCCAACTGGACGCAGCGGGCCGACATCGACCTGTCGGCGTATGCCAACCGGACCGTCATCCTGAAGTTCATCGTCACGGCGACGGACACCGGCTCGAGCGTCAGCCGCGCCAAGGCGTGGGTGGACAGCATCTCCGTGGGCCCGCCGACGGCCTCGTCCGACACCACGCCCCCCACGGTGAACATCACCGCTCCGGCCAACGCAGCCACCGTCAGTGGCACCGTAGACGTGACGGCGAGCGCCTCGGATGCCGTGGGCGTGAAGAAGGTCGAGTTCTACCTCGACGGCTCGCTGGCGGACACTGACACGGCGGCCCCGTACGTCTTCACCTGGAACACGGCGGGCGTGGCCAACGGCGGCCACTCGCTCATGGCCAAGGCCTATGACGCCGCCAACAACGTGAGCACGGACAACGACACCTCGGTGACGGTGAGCAACACCAGCGGCGGGACGACGACCGTGTCCTTCAGCAGCATCGCCGCGGATGACGGGTACGTGAAGGCGAACGCGGATGGAACCCTGCCCGCGGTGGGCACCATCAGCACCCCGGCCATCGGCAAGGGCACGGACGCGAAGCTCAACCGGGCCTTCTTCTCCTTCGACACCTCGGCGCTGCCGGACACCGCCACCATCGTGCGCGCCTCGCTCAAGGTGACGCTGTCCTCCGCGGGAGGAGATCCCTGGGCCGACCCCGCGGCCGGCAACACGCTCGTCATCGACCTGAAGAACGGGGTGTTCGGAACCACCGCCGCCATGGAGACCACCGACTACGCCGCGGCCGCCACCGCCTCGGCCGTCTCGGAGCTCATCAAGTTCACCACTGGCACCCAGAGCTCGGCCGACTTCAACGCCGCGGGCCTCGCCTCCGTCAACAGGACGGGCAAGACGCAGGCCCGGCTCCAGTTCAAGACGAACCCCTCGGGCACCTCGTACCTCTTCCTCACCGAGGGCACCGGCGCCACGTTGACGGTGGAGTACAAGTAGCCGCCCCGCCGTCCTCTCACCCGCGTCCCTTCCCGCGCGGGACCAGGTGTTGCTCGAGCCGTTCGAGCAGCGCCAGTTCCGCGCGGGAGCGCTCGGCCAGGGGTGCGAAGAGCAGGCGCGCGCGCATGCCCATCCCCTCCGTGAGCTCGAAACGCCGGAGGTCATCCGGCAACCCCAGCAGCACCTCCGCCAGCGGACGCACCCGGTGGAGCTGGTAGGAGCCGAGCGACTCCAGCCGCCGCACCACCTGCTCCTCGGAAGCACCCTCCGCCAGGGCCTCTCCCGCCGCCGCCTCGAGCGCGAGGCTGGAGCGCACCCGCTCCTCCAGGTCCGCGAGCACCGCCGCCGTGTTGCGCCGGGCGTTGCGCAGGACGCGTGCGGGGTCCAGCACCTGGGCCACGCGACGCCGGGCCGCCGTGCCGAGCACCGTCCGCCCCTGCACGCGGGCGAGGATCGCCTTCAGGTAGCTGGCCGCGAAGCACGCCACGAAGAGGGCCTCGTCCAACGGCGCCCGCTCCAACCCGGCGAGCGACTCCGCGAGGGAGACCAGCCCCGCCTCCGTCAGCACGTAGCGCTGGCCCCGGGGTGCCTTCCGGCTCCTCGCCCCCGCCAGGGGCTCGGCCCACCCGCTCCGGCACAACCGCGCCAGGGAGCGGCGCACCTGCGTGAGGTCGAGGTCCTGCGAGGGCCTCGTGACGTCATGCTCCACCCAGTTGGTGAAGAGCAGGAAGAAGAAGCGCACATCGGAGGCCCGGAAGCCTCCCGCGCTCGCTCCAGCCCCATGCGCGGCCAGCAGTGCCGCCTGGATGAAGGTGGCCTGCGTCGTCACGTGCCCGAGGCGCTCGGCGAGCGGCGGAGTCCGGCCCATGGGGCCATGATGCCATGCCCTCCGGCGCCACCGGACGCGCACTTCAGGTGACATTGTCTGTACGCCAGACAGGCATGGAGAGGCCGTTGGCGCGTACACCTCGCATCACGCAAGCGAGGACCCTATGCTTCCCATGCTGCTTGGCATCGCCGCCGTCTGCTTCGCCCTCGAGCACCTCTTCCGCGGCTGGCGGCTGCCACGCGTGCGCGCCTGGCACCTGCGGGTGGTCCTCATCAACCTGGTCCAGGTGGGCGTCGTGGTGCTCGCCGGCTTCACCTGGGAGCGCTGGCTGGCCGCCACCTCCCTCTTCCACCTCTCGCGCGCCCTGCCCCCGCTGGCCGCTGGCGCCCTCGCCTACTTCATCGCCACCTTCGTCTTCTACTGGTGGCACCGGGCCCGGCACGAGAGCGACCTGCTCTGGCGCCTCTTCCATCAAATCCACCACAGCCCCCAGCGCCTGGAGGTCATCACCAGCTTCTACAAGCACCCGCTGGAGATGGTGGCCAACTCCCTCATTGGCGGCCTGCTCATCTACACCGTGTTGGGCTTGAGCCCGGCGGCGGGCGCCGTCTACACCGCCTGCACCGCGCTGGGCGAGTTCTTCTACCACACCAACGTGCGCACCCCCCGTTGGGTGGGCTTCATCTTCCAGCGCCCGGAGATGCACCGCATCCACCACGAATACGGCAAGCACCGCGACAACTACGGCGACATCGTCTGGTGGGACATGCTGTTCGGCACCTACTCCAACCCGCCCACCTGGGAGGCCACCTGTGGCTTCGAGGACGCCCGGGAGCTGCGACTGGCCGAGATGCTCGCCTTCCGCGACGTCCACCGGGAGTGAAGCCCGTCCGCTCCTCTGCTCTCCAGGCGACAGCACGAGCCCCCGTGCCCATACCCGGGGGGATGCGGAAGCGAGCCCGCCTGCTCATTTGAAGCACCCTACCCTCTGGCGCATGAGCCGCCTCGCCCCCCTTGGCACCGCACTCGGCGGTCCCAAGCTTGTCGATGACGCGCCGACCCCACCACCATAGGTGGTGCGACCAGAGGGGGAGGGCATTGATGGCGGAGGGCTACGAACAGGCTGGACCCTCTCTGGAAGGGGCGCATCCCGGCAGGCGGCTGGGCAACCGCTTTGAGTTGACCCAACGCATCAAGCAGGGCCGTGGCATCACCACGTGGCTCGGGGTGGACCTGCATACGGGGGCCCGGCTCGTCATCAAGACGACATCCGCCCTCTCCCTGGTCTCCACCGCCCGCCAGCGCCTGGAGCACGAGGCGGGTGTGCTGCGCTCCCTGCACAGCCCCTACCTCATGCCCGTCCTGCATTTCGGGACGGGGGGAGAGCTGCTCTTCCTGGTGACGCCCTTCGTGCCCGGGGTGTCGCTCCAGGAGCGGCTCGCCAGTGGCACCCTCTCCGTCCCCGAGGCGCTCATCGTGGGCCAGTGTGTGCTGGCCGCCCTCGCCGAGACGCACGCCCACGGCATCCTCCACCGGGATGTGAAGCCCTCCAACATCATCGTCGAGGGCCGCCCCACCCTCACCCGCGCCACCCTGGTGGACTTCGGTCTGGCGCGCAGTGAACGGTTGGACCCGTCCCTGCGCGACCTGCCCGTGGGCACCGCGCGCTACCTCTCGCCCGAGCAGGCCGGACTGCTCAACCGTCCGGTGGAGGCCACTTCGGACCTGTACGCGCTGGGGGCCGTGCTCTTCGAGGCGCTCGCCGGCCACCCGGCCTTCGACGGCACCTCCGTGGGCGAGGTGCTGCGCCAGCACCTCACCACCCGGCCGCGGCTGCGCACCACCGGCGTGGAGGTGCCCCGCGCGCTGGAGGAGGTCGTCTCCCGTCTGTTGCAGACGGATCCGCAGGATCGCTACCAGTCCGCCGAGTCCGCGCGCGAGGACCTGCGCGCCATCGAGGCGGCCCTGGCCCGGGGCGAGCAGGACCCGGAGCTGGTGGCGGGCGCCCATGACATGCGCCACAGCCTCACCGAGCCCTCCTTCGTGGGCCGGCACGAGGAGCTGGCGCTGCTGGAGCGGGAGCTGGAGCGCTCCCGCACGGAGCCGGGGCGGCTGCTGGTGGTGGAGGCCGAGAGCGGCGGAGGCAAGAGCCGGCTGCTGGAGGAGTTCGCCACGCGCGCGCGCCAGCACCGGGCCTGGCTGCTGCAGGGCCAGGCCGTGGCCCAGTCCGCGCAGCGGCCCTTCCAGCTCTTCGCGGACGTGGCCTCGGGCATCGCCTCGGCGGCGCTGGAGCGGCCCGCGCTGGCGGAGCTGCTGCGTGAGCGGTTGCAGGAGCAGGCCGCCTCGGTGTGCACGGTGCTGCCGCAGCTGCAGCCGGTGCTGCGTCCCGCGCAGCAGGGCCTGGGCCCCGAGTCCCTGGGCGAGAGCCGCGGCATCTGGGCCCTCACCACGCTGCTGGGCGCGCTGGGCACGGAGGCGGAGCCCGCGGTGGTGCTGCTCGAGGACTGTCAGTGGGCGGATGAGCCGACGCTCCGGTCACTGGAGAGCTGGCAGCAGGCGCGCCGCAGCGTGGGCGGGCACGTGCTGATCATCGTGTCCTTCCGCAGCGAGGAGGTGGGCCCCGGGCACGTGCTGCGGCGGCTCAACCCGGCGGCGCACCTGCGGCTGACGGCCTTCGGGCCCGCGGACGTGGCGCGCATGTTGGAGTCCATGGCCGGCACGCTGCCGCGCGAGGCCATGGAGCTGGTGGTGCGCCTGTCCGAGGGCAACCCCTTCATGGCCTCGGCGGTGCTGCACGGACTGGTGGAGGACGGCGCACTGGTGCCGGGCCCGAGGGGTTGGCAGGTGGAACCCGAGGCCATGGCGCATGTGCGCTCCTCGAGACAGGCGGCCTCCTTCCTGGTGCGCCGGCTGAAGCTGCTGCCGCCGGAGTCCCTGCGCCTGCTGTCGGTGGGCGCGGTGCTGGGCAAGAACTTCGACCTGGAGCGGGTGGCGAGCCTGTCGGGCACGCCGCGCGAGCGGGTGGTGGCGGGGCTGGTGGAGCCTCGGCGCCGGCACATGCTGTGGGAGGGCAGTGGCGGCCGCTACACCTTCGTCCACGACAAGCTGCGCGAGGCGCTGCTGAGCCTGCTCAAGCCCGAGGAGCGCCGGGAGCTGCACCGGCTGGCGGCGCGCGCCATCGCGGCCAACCCGCCGGCGGATCCCTTCGAGCTCGCCTACCACTTCGACGCCGCGGGCGAGTACACCCAGGCCCTGCCCTACGCGCTGGTGGCCGCCGAGCGGGCCCGGCAGCAGTTCGCCCTGGAGACGGCGGAGCACAACTACCGCATCGCCGAGCGGGGCGCGGCCGGGGCCGACCCGGGCATCCGCTTCCGCATCAGCGCCGGCTTCGGCGACGTGCTCATGCTGCGCGGCCGCTATGACGCCGCCCAGCAGCAGCTCTCGCTCGCCCAGTCGCTCGCCCATGACCGGTTGGATCAAGCTCGCACGCTGGCCAAGCTGGGAGAGCTGGCCTTCCGGCGCGGCAACGTGGACGAAGGCAACGCGGCCATGGAGCAGGCCCTCCGGCTGCTCGGCCGCTTCATGCCCCGCTCATCCGCCGCCCTGAGCCTGGCGGCCCTCTGGGAGGTCGGCGTCCAGGCGGGCCATACCCTGCTGCCACGGCTCTGGCTGGCACGCCGTCCCCTCGAGGAGAGCGAGGAGGATCTGCTGGCCGTCCATATCTACAGCCGGCTGGCCTACAGCTACTGGTACCTGCGCGGCCGCATGGCCGTTCTCTGGGCGCACCTGCGAGACCTCAACATCGCCGAGCGCTACCCGCCCACCCCCGAGCTGGCCCAGGCCTACTCGGAGCACTCTCCCGCGATGACCACCCTGCCCTGGTACCGCCGGGCCAACGCCTACTCGGAAAAGTCCCTGGCCATGCGCCGGCAGATGGGTGACGTGTGGGGACAAGGACAGACATTGCATTTCTACGC
The sequence above is drawn from the Archangium gephyra genome and encodes:
- a CDS encoding PHB depolymerase family esterase, which encodes MMKRRFAGAVGAILTLAVLGCEGMPPQEEAAPLEPLGVTRHALTEVTGFGTNPGALKMWKHVPASMPANAPLVVALHGCTQAASAYAATGWSALADQLKFYVIYPEQPKDNNANICFNWFEPGDLARGQGEALSIKQMVDKMKADHSIDGRRVFVTGLSAGAAMTLVMAATYPDVFAGAAPMAGVPYKCATSMNDAFTCMSPGVDKTPTAWGDLVRNAYPGYTGPYPKISLWHGTGDYVVKNTNQNEAVEQWTAVHGLDLTADVNDTVAGYPHKGYKDAAGNVLVETYAITGMGHGTPIDPATKFPGGAACGTAGAYILDTDICSTWYVAKFFGLDNSDAVPPTVSLSSPANGATLSGTVLVTASATDNVGVAKVEFSIDNTLVGTDTASPFEYSWNTAAATNGSHKLVARAYDAAGNTTTSSTVSVTVTGGISDTTAPTVAITFPTASATVAGAVDIAVTASDDTGVTKVEFLIDGTVVGQGVASLAAGPYTYNWNTTSYATGLHNLQARAYDAAGNTATSATVSVTVDQNSVRFTERFSNAGPDNAGWSITEWALDASDQTGVTGSQSLLGSATPAFNTVTRTASVSVTLTSNPRLTYWRKLDLSGANTSASASFKVVVNNGTDNVVDSVTKTGMGTVTEANWTQRADIDLSAYANRTVILKFIVTATDTGSSVSRAKAWVDSISVGPPTASSDTTPPTVNITAPANAATVSGTVDVTASASDAVGVKKVEFYLDGSLADTDTAAPYVFTWNTAGVANGGHSLMAKAYDAANNVSTDNDTSVTVSNTSGGTTTVSFSSIAADDGYVKANADGTLPAVGTISTPAIGKGTDAKLNRAFFSFDTSALPDTATIVRASLKVTLSSAGGDPWADPAAGNTLVIDLKNGVFGTTAAMETTDYAAAATASAVSELIKFTTGTQSSADFNAAGLASVNRTGKTQARLQFKTNPSGTSYLFLTEGTGATLTVEYK
- a CDS encoding sterol desaturase family protein, yielding MLLGIAAVCFALEHLFRGWRLPRVRAWHLRVVLINLVQVGVVVLAGFTWERWLAATSLFHLSRALPPLAAGALAYFIATFVFYWWHRARHESDLLWRLFHQIHHSPQRLEVITSFYKHPLEMVANSLIGGLLIYTVLGLSPAAGAVYTACTALGEFFYHTNVRTPRWVGFIFQRPEMHRIHHEYGKHRDNYGDIVWWDMLFGTYSNPPTWEATCGFEDARELRLAEMLAFRDVHRE
- a CDS encoding ATP-binding protein, with the protein product MAEGYEQAGPSLEGAHPGRRLGNRFELTQRIKQGRGITTWLGVDLHTGARLVIKTTSALSLVSTARQRLEHEAGVLRSLHSPYLMPVLHFGTGGELLFLVTPFVPGVSLQERLASGTLSVPEALIVGQCVLAALAETHAHGILHRDVKPSNIIVEGRPTLTRATLVDFGLARSERLDPSLRDLPVGTARYLSPEQAGLLNRPVEATSDLYALGAVLFEALAGHPAFDGTSVGEVLRQHLTTRPRLRTTGVEVPRALEEVVSRLLQTDPQDRYQSAESAREDLRAIEAALARGEQDPELVAGAHDMRHSLTEPSFVGRHEELALLERELERSRTEPGRLLVVEAESGGGKSRLLEEFATRARQHRAWLLQGQAVAQSAQRPFQLFADVASGIASAALERPALAELLRERLQEQAASVCTVLPQLQPVLRPAQQGLGPESLGESRGIWALTTLLGALGTEAEPAVVLLEDCQWADEPTLRSLESWQQARRSVGGHVLIIVSFRSEEVGPGHVLRRLNPAAHLRLTAFGPADVARMLESMAGTLPREAMELVVRLSEGNPFMASAVLHGLVEDGALVPGPRGWQVEPEAMAHVRSSRQAASFLVRRLKLLPPESLRLLSVGAVLGKNFDLERVASLSGTPRERVVAGLVEPRRRHMLWEGSGGRYTFVHDKLREALLSLLKPEERRELHRLAARAIAANPPADPFELAYHFDAAGEYTQALPYALVAAERARQQFALETAEHNYRIAERGAAGADPGIRFRISAGFGDVLMLRGRYDAAQQQLSLAQSLAHDRLDQARTLAKLGELAFRRGNVDEGNAAMEQALRLLGRFMPRSSAALSLAALWEVGVQAGHTLLPRLWLARRPLEESEEDLLAVHIYSRLAYSYWYLRGRMAVLWAHLRDLNIAERYPPTPELAQAYSEHSPAMTTLPWYRRANAYSEKSLAMRRQMGDVWGQGQTLHFYALALYAESRFEESIEKCREAVRLLDRTGDRWEVNNATFNTIMCLYRQGKLKEALEASQRLHGEALAIGDRYAVRLALEAWGKASGGRIPRGLLEGEISNPEADPQSHSGVLQAEAIRQLREGDAEGAVATLEEAQRIAEAAHLHSEYVSPIPGWLATALRQRVEQVSSLAPHERKALLKRAEHVARRAHDVANTYRNNLPHALRERALLAAMSGHARRARRWLEQSLSVANELGMRHERAQTLLARGQVGRALGWPGAAADVETATRELQELEQGLGQEGPGSSERSDTLSLADRFPRVLDAGRRIASALTREAVFDAARRSMMELLRPEHCVVFDPEALLPEDELAAAGVGRTAIARTLETGRPAVMGQGMPGGVSESMELLGVRSLLCAPIQVRGKTVACVCVSHRQVGELFGEDEERLASFVCILAGAALENAEGFERMAALSEERGRLYREEQEAVRRRDDFLSIAAHELKTPLTSLQLHLQGLMSQLRQGLERLPPERLGAKLESANLQTQRLGKLVNELLDISRIAQGQMLGKLEDVDLVQLVRGVVERSREALARAECELRLNLSPSLVGHWDAMRLEQVVVNLLTNATKYGAGRPIEITVEGDATQARLRVRDEGIGIAEEDAARIFERFERAVSVRHYGGFGIGLWIVREIVQALGGTIEVESALGKGATFTVTLPRHGPEEPREAHETH